Proteins from a single region of Esox lucius isolate fEsoLuc1 chromosome 13, fEsoLuc1.pri, whole genome shotgun sequence:
- the surf4l gene encoding surfeit locus protein 4 isoform X3 — protein MRNLALGGGLLLLLAESRGEGKSMFAGVPSMGEHSPKQYMQLGGRVLLVLMFMTLVHFDLSLISILQNLVGMALIVLVAVGFKTKLAALTLVLWLFGVNVYFNAFWTVPAYKPMHDFLKYDFFQTMSVIGGLLLIVALGPGGVSMDEKKKSW, from the exons ATGAG gAACCTAGCTCTCGGTGGAGGTCTCCTGCTGTTGCTGGCGGAATCGCGTGGGGAAGGCAAGAGCATGTTTGCCGGGGTGCCGTCCATGGGGGAGCACTCGCCCAAGCAGTACATGCAGCTGGGAGGACGGGTCCTCTTGGTGCTCATGTTCATGACTCTGGTGCACTTTGACCTCAGCTTAATCTCT ATTCTGCAAAACCTGGTCGGCATGGCTCTGATTGTATTGGTGGCAGTCGGCTTCAAGACCAAGCTGGCAGCCCTTACCCTAGTGCTGTGGCTGTTTGGGGTCAACGTGTACTTTAACGCCTTCTGGACAGTGCCTGCTTACAAGCCCATGCATGACTTTCTCAAGTATGACTTCTTCCAGACCATGTCAGTGATCGGCGGGCTGCTACTGATTGTGGCACTGGGGCCTGGTGGCGTGTCAATGGACGAGAAGAAGAAATCATGGTGA